TTTTTTGTTTTTTAATTCTTGATACATTTCAAGATAATCTTCATAACGGATTTTATGAATTTTACCTTCCTCCACTGCATCCTTAACCGCACATCCCGGTTCATGCACATGATCGCATCCGTTAAATCTGCATTGCCCTTCATATGATGCAAATTCACGGAAATAATATTTTAATTCTTCTTTTTCAAATTCATTTACATACAATGAGCTAAAGCCCGGAGTGTCCATAATGTAACTGTTGTCGTCAATTGTAATAAGCTCCGAATGTCTTGTTGTGTGCTTTCCTCTTGAAATCTTCTTGCTGATACTTCCGGTCTCCATCTGAATATCTGACTGAAGCAAGTTGATCAAAGAAGATTTTCCAACTCCGGACGGACCTGCGACCGTTGTTGTCTTTCCCCGAAGTACTTTTTTTATTTCTTCAATATTCTCTTCCTCTTTTGCACTGATCAATATCAACGGATATCCACATGCCCGGTATACTTCTTCTAATTCTGCAACTTCCTGCTTCTTGGCGATATCTTTTTTATTAAAACAAAGTATCGCCGGAATCTCCTTGCTTTCCATCATAACCAAAAAACGATCCAGCAAATTAAAATGTGGCTTTGGCTCTGTTACTGCAAACACAACTAATGCCTGGTCAATATTTGCCACT
This Ruminococcus hominis DNA region includes the following protein-coding sequences:
- the rsgA gene encoding ribosome small subunit-dependent GTPase A, producing MQGKIIKGIAGFYYVHVVESGIYECKARGVFRKDKKKPLVGDNVEIEVLDEQEKTGNIINILPRMNELIRPAVANIDQALVVFAVTEPKPHFNLLDRFLVMMESKEIPAILCFNKKDIAKKQEVAELEEVYRACGYPLILISAKEEENIEEIKKVLRGKTTTVAGPSGVGKSSLINLLQSDIQMETGSISKKISRGKHTTRHSELITIDDNSYIMDTPGFSSLYVNEFEKEELKYYFREFASYEGQCRFNGCDHVHEPGCAVKDAVEEGKIHKIRYEDYLEMYQELKNKKRY